From Punica granatum isolate Tunisia-2019 chromosome 1, ASM765513v2, whole genome shotgun sequence:
tatttttcaagtatAGAAATATTTCGTACAAAACTTCAGACGACTGATTGTTTTGTACGAAATATTATTCTTCTTATAAGAAACGTTATTATCCGAGTACGATAACATTTCGTACTGGGCGCAACGACTGAATATCTCAAGAATTTTCCTTACTTATATTAGGAACCGATGAAgataaaataaagataaacAATATGGTAAAATAAAGATAAACAATATGGTAaagggaatatatatatatataacaaaagaaataaagattCTATTGGAAAGAAATTGGCCGTCAATATTATGTTATCCTTTTAAAGCTTTTTCCTAGGATGCTGAGAAACGTCAAACTAAGGAAAGCCTCCCCTCTGTCTCTCTCAATTAGGAATCCTCACATGTTTTTATTCAGTCCCGAAAGAATCTTTCACGGCTTCGATCGATAATGACGTGGACATGCATATTATAGATGTGCTCTGTGTTTTACGATGCGATCGAGGGTGTTCGATTTATTTTCACAGGGGCCTTGCTGTAATGAACTCATCCGATCGGGATTCGGACATGaaagtatttaatttttgtccctctttcttctttttgtcaTATCGATGTATTCGACATTCAATAGTTACGATCTCACTTGAACTTATTGACGATGGGTGGGCCCTTTTTATCCGAGATACGTTTGAATAAGAGCAATTGCAGTAATTGGTGTTAGTTCAACTAACAAAGACGAGAGCTTAGGGCCACGAGATTGGGAGGGAACAAAGCAAAAGATAATGTAATTTAATCAAAAGACTGATTATGAGAGTAGGTGCATGCTGATGCAAATGCATTGTCTatgtataataaatatatatgtcgcTGCCAGTTAATGcagtttcttttttgcttGATCATTGCCATAATGGCTCATCAAGGTTGTTGCTCAAGAAACAGTGCAATTATTTGTTCTCGCTTGATGAAGAAGCTAGGCTTTTTTGCATGCGTACATAAGTTTGCAGGCCGCAGTTCATCGTAAATATGGAGTTACAAACACTGTATAGAGATGTAAAATACGATGGCAATATATAGTAGACCCAATAAGTGCAGTCTAAAGACGTGAATGCGTTTTACAGTCTAATTATCTCCAGTAATTCTTCAACTAATGGATTTGCTTCATTTGTGTATTACTTGGCATCGTACGTACAAAAGAGTTGGACAAAGCCTTGCCATCAATTACTAAGCCGTCAcccggaaaaagaaaatataccGAGCCTGGAACGGCTATAATGTACTCTGTCATCATTCGATGATAGTCTAAAATCAGACGGAGAAGATTATTTACAATGCACTGAAAACCAACAACTCCGTTGTCGTCCAGCGGTTAGGATATCTGGCTTTCACCCAGGAGACCCGGGTTCGATTCCCGGCAACGGAACTTTATTCTGTTTTTCCGTTGACTTCTAGCGTTCTTTCTGATTCATTCTTCTGTTACCGAGTTAGTTTTTTATAGCCTATCTCAATCATCAGATGATCAAGTAATGATATCGGCAGAGCTTTCCAGTGCATGGGTCATATAGGAAGAGCTAAATTgatctctctttccttttcaagGCGTTTCATTTTCAATCCCCTCATCACAAATCTCCCCGATATGATTTGAAGATAACGAGAAATAAATCAATAAGCATATATGAACAGATGAAGATTCCATGGATAGAAACATGAGCAAATGTTCGAAGCTTATCAATCACGTCCACCAAACTTCACAATGATAGTTACACAGgtgaaggaagagagagaacgaCGGAAAGGAAACTGTCTTTACTACAGATACAAGAATCAGACGACTGCTGCATTGGCCGAAGCAGTCGATCGGCCTGGAGAAGAGAAGGTAGAACAGATACAGCGATGGTATGAAAGAGCAGAGCTTGAGCTTCTCTGCTTGGTTCCTTCTCATTCAAAGGCCCACTGATTTTCTCTTCGgacctcttcctcttcctcggGCGTGAAGTCGTTCTTGATATTGAAGGTCTTGCGAATCTCTTCTGGTGTCCTACCTTTTATCATGTCGGCCACTGTTTGGCAAGTCAGGTCCAGCAAGCTCTTGATGTTCAGGTAATTGGCAGCCTAAGGATCAGCGGAAAATGTAAATCCACATATCAAAGATTTAATACTATCACGGTCAATGACTCTACTCCACTTCTCAAATATATTCGCACATTATACTAGGACGATATTAATGGAAAATTATCCTCGGCAGGTTTAAAGGAAAAGTGGACCTATGGATCAGCATTAGGGCAACTTGTATTCCTTCAGAATGCAATTACCAAGTTATACTCCCTTTAAGCAATATAACAAGGTGAGACCAAATAAGCTTCACATATGCTTGTACAGTTTTTTAATTACCATAAccaattttttcctttccagATCTACAAGCAAATGATGTGCTTTCAAATAGATTGAACTCTATTTAAGAGGCTTTCCTAAAGAACATAAATGTTTCGGTGTTTCCTCGTACATCTGCACAGGGAGGAAAAAGAGCAAATCATCATACTGGACATTGAGCGGAGGAAGGGATTCCCACTCCCTTTTATCTCATTAATGCCTCAGCTGCCCATCCAGAAAGTTAACCTAAGAACCTCTAACCCATACTATCATTCAGCTCAATTTAAAGCCACCGACTTCAACCGGCTAAGCTGCCCATTAAACAGGACTACTCTTCGATATGGATTATAGCCTGCAATCTAATTCTTAAAGCAGGAAATAACATGTACTACATGCTGTTTCTTAGCAGCAAGCCACCATCAAAATTCAGCAACGACTTTCGTACAAGGACATGTTCAAACTACTCTAATTCATCGTCTTAATAAAACCTTGTTATTTTGGTGAAATAGACAAGCATTGTCAAACCGAACAAGCTCAAATATCATGAGAAGTCACGCACGTCACAAACAGCAACCTTAAAATTTAAGTAGGCAACAACTGAAAAGACTCTAAAGAATTCAACAGTTAATAATTACTCCTCAGCTCCaccaaattcttttttataactACGATGAAAAGGGCACCTCATCAAACTAATCTAGAAGCTTAATTGCAGGCCggaagatgaaaaaaaaatgtcaacggcaagaaaagcaaaatcaaGCAGCACAAAGAACACGCAAGAACAGTACTAACAACTCATCCACCAAAAACCATATGTTCATCACAAATTTACCGGCCTCTGCAATTATCGAAGTTATGAGAAACGTCGACATCACAAACAATCAATTGAAATTTCAGCAATTAGGGTTCTAGGAGAGCAGCAACTGACCAGAATCAGATCGAAGAGCGTGGCCTGATCGACCTTGACGAAATCGGCATCCCACGCCTTGAGTTCGTCCTCGGCGGCGGTGGCGGGGGAAGGGCGGTCCTCGGACTTGCTCTCGGCGGCGGCCTCAACGTGCTTCTTGCAGTACTCGACGACCTTGGCGAGGATCTTGCTGGTGACGTTGGGGAGGGGGATCCCGTTGTCGGCGCAGTCGTCCTCGATCATGTGCCTGATGGTCTGGGACTCCAGCGCCACCGCCTCGTCCACCTCGAAGGTCTCCCCGTCGGAGCTCCTCAGGTTTATCTTCCGATCCGACGACATTGCAGATCCgagaagagggagagagggagagagagagagagcgagagaagGATTTTGAGGTGACCGATATATTAATGGGAAATCAATTGCGGTTCAGTTTGATTTTTCAGGATAAACATCACTCATCACGGACCGGGCCGGTCCAAGTTGGACCGTTCTCTTAGGCTGATCCAAGCTCGTGGTATCTTGACTTCTTCAAACCCAACTTACCTACCGAGAAGATTTTATTGACGTGGGAATTGCAACCGACTTCCATCGGCGTGCCTATGTAGTTCAAGATGTTATTTTCGGGTACATACAGAGATGATAGTTCCTTTATCCTCTCATGTAAGTGTAGATCATAAATCGATAGACCAAAGATACAACCTTCCAAGCCATTAAGAATCGGTTGATAAAACGGAAGTGATAGAAACCGGGTCATGATCCTAATCTGCTGTAATCTCTTGATCCAATAGAAGCTGGAAATTAACTATGAACTAAGAAATTGAACGACAATTCTCAAATCTCACCACTCTCGACGAAGAAAAGGAGATAATTGCCGCAGCGAAATTGTCAAGAGGCTGCTCCCTATTCTAATCAGATGGTATCTTCTATCTCAATCACCATTGCAGCAGCTCAACAAGAGCTCATAGACATGTTACCCGCAGGGTATCGTTTCAAAAACAAGAAGAATACGTTGTGTTTCGAGGAACCTGTAAATTCAAGAACCTTCCTGACCATAAACGAGGCACTCGTTCAAGACATTCGTGTTTGCTAACCCATGTGGACAAATCCTCCTTTGGCATCATCAAGACAAGGCCTTGGATACCTGCATTTTAAGTAGCTTCCCATTTCACTCAGACGGAATAAATAGCAATGGCCGGTAAGCTTTTGACAATAAGCAATCGCCAGCATGATAAAATGGAGAAATTGAAGAAGGAAGAGTTTGCTTTATCTGAAGGGTCGGAAGCTagacattattattttaaagttGATTTGGTCTCATTATGGATATTTTGTCTGGAAAAGAGAGGAAGTCGAGAGTGTTTCGCAAGGTCGTTATTCCTGTAAGTGATCTGGTGCAGAGGGTCACTGAGTCTGTAAAGGAAAGGCTGCTCGTCCTTTATAATGTGCAATgtcaggtagcccattctagATTTGCTTGTAAGCTGGGTTTTAAGTCAGTTAGTGGACAAAGTGTTAAGCCCCTTGAATTGTATCGGACGAGTGTTGTAATGACTGACGTATATTTGAGTAACGAATAGTACAACACTTAGGGTGTGTTTGATAACtcaaattaaatattgaacTTTAATCATTCAACACTTCATTGAGTTCAACTTGTTTGataacaccaaaaaaaattaagtgttGAACTTAATCATTCGGAGTTTCCACGTCAGTGGATCTCCCAAGGATATAAACACCTTCACTTCGGCGCAATCCGCCTGCCCTCAGCTATCATGGTAGGAAAGATTTGCCTGCGGTGGCACGCATGGCAATGTTGAACACCAGACTTAATTGAGTTTAGCTTGTTTGATAACACCAAAAGAATTTACTTAACTTATTGATTCAGTCAAAAAAGtgcttaatgattaagtaaataaaaacatgcttaatgattaagtaaatGAAAACCTACTTAATTATTCAATCATTTTGAGCTAATTCGCTCAGCTGGGTGGCCATTGTCTATTCATTACGGCGGTGCCCCTAAACATTTCAAGCTTTGCAAATCAGTCCACTGCTTAGTGGCAGACccgaaagagagagagggaggaggtGATTGAGCCCTCTGCCAGAGTCGGTGGCCCAATTGCCGGCAACCACCTCTCCGGTGAggtctctcctctcctcttctttttttttttttgagaaatgataaaaataaaataatagtaaaGATAGGGGtcaaaagtaaaagaaagaaaatagtgCTAGCATGTGAGTACTGCCCGAAAACTCTAGACTTTCAAAACTtaactttattaaataatttttacttatcaattaagcacttatttgAATAAATGCTCAAAATTTCAATACTTAATTTTCGGCGCTTAAAACTAAGTCCAAACAAACATAACCTTAATAAACcataaaaaagaaggaaaagtaTCTGCAAAACTAGCGACTTTATAAAGAATGCCATCTTCTAATTCTCTGCAATAAGGAGTAGCCTAGGATACTTTGGGGATGATGAAGCAACTACAGTTCACAAGGACCAGTTAGACCGAACCAATAAGGCAGTAATTCTGGAACTGCCATCCATTACATGTACAAGACCCG
This genomic window contains:
- the LOC116192802 gene encoding SKP1-like protein 1A, which codes for MSSDRKINLRSSDGETFEVDEAVALESQTIRHMIEDDCADNGIPLPNVTSKILAKVVEYCKKHVEAAAESKSEDRPSPATAAEDELKAWDADFVKVDQATLFDLILAANYLNIKSLLDLTCQTVADMIKGRTPEEIRKTFNIKNDFTPEEEEEVRRENQWAFE